The DNA region TGGGGGATCAGAGAATGCGGCGGCGGTCCTCCCGGGTGATCACCACCGTGGAGGAGCGCGGCCGCTTGCCCGGTCCATCCGGCCAGGTGCTGGTCAGGTTGGTGGGCGTGGAGCCCTCGCCCGGGTGCTGGATATTGACGAACAGGGTGCGGAAGTCCGGGGTCGCGGCGATGCCGGTGACCTCGGCGCCCAATGGGCCGACCAGGAAGCGCTTGAGTTCGCCGCTGCGCGGGTCCGCCACCAGCATCTGGTTGTTGCCGAAGGGGCCGGAGGCCAGCTGGCTGCCGCTCATGTCGGTCTGGATCCACAGGCGACCGTCGTCGTCGAACCACAGGCCGTCGGGGCTGGCGAGGATGTTGCTGGCGTCCAGCGGCTTGCCGTTCGGGCCGCGGCTGTCGGTTTCCGGGCCGGCGAGCATGAACAGGTTCCAGTTGAAGGCCTGGCCGGCGTAGTCGCGGCTCTTTTCGCGCCAGCGGATGATGTGGCCGTAGGCGTTGGCGGGGCGCGGATTGGGCGCATCCGGCGTGGTGCGCGCGGTGTTGTTGGTGAGGGTGAAGTACACCTCGCCGTTGTCCGGGTTGACCGCGCCCCACTCGGGGCGGTCCATCTTGGTCGCGCCGACCACGTCCGCTGCCAGGCGGGTGTTGATCAGCACCTCGCCCTGGTCGGCGAAGGCCACGCCGGCGGCGAGGCAGGCCTTGAGGAAGTTTTTGTCGTTGATGTCCAGCGCCAGCCACTGGCCGCTGCCGTCGGCGTTGAAGCGCGCCACGTACAGGGTGCCTTCGTCGAGCAGGCGGCCGTTGCTGCGGCCGGGGCGGTAGGCGTCGCGGCTGACGTATTTGTAGATGTACTCGTTTTGCGAGTCGTCGCCGGAATAGCACACCACCGGGCGGCCGGCCTTCACCGGGGCGAAGATCAGGCCTTCGTGGGCGAAGCGGCCCAGGGCGGTGCGCTTGACCGGTACGGAGTCGGGTTCGAAGGGGTCGATCTCGACGATCCAGCCGAACTGGTTCGGCTCGTTGCGGTAGTCGCCCTTGGCGTCGGCGGCCTTGCGAGTGGCGTCGAAGCGCTCGAACTCGTCGCCGGGGAGGGTTTCCCAGCCGAAGCGGCTGCCGTTGCGCAGGCCGTAGCGTTTCAGTTCGCGGGGCAGGTCGGTGTCACGGGTGGAGAAGTAGCCGGCCCAGTTCTCCTCGCAAGTGAGGTAGGTGCCCCAGGGTGTGAAGCCGTTGGAGCAGTTGTTCTGGGTGCCGCGTGCAGCGGTGCCGTTGGGGCTGTGGCGGGTCTGCAGCAGTTTGTTGCCGCGTGCCGGGCCACTGATCTGCATCGGCGTGGCGGCGGTGATGCGCCGGTTGCGGCGGCTCGGCACCACCGTCCATTCGCCGCGCACGTCACGGCGGATCTCCACCACCGATACACCGTGGGCGTTGATTTCCTTGCGCACTTCCTCGGCGCTCGTGCGCTTGCCGTTCACGACGGTCGGGCCGTTGGGGTGCAGCAGTGGCGCGTCGATGTACTCGTGGTTGAGTACCAGCAGGCCATGGTCGGAGCGCAGGCCCAGGCCGTGGCGGGTGTCGATGGGGAAGAAATGCATGCCGTCGTGGTGCATGCCGGTCTGTTCGGCCTGGTCTTGAGCGCTGTTGCTGGCGTCCTCGGCGAACGCAGGGTAACGGCCGGTGATGGGCGTGCCCCAGGGAATGAAGGGCGTTGCCTTGTAGCCCGGCGGCACGGTGATGGTGTCGGCGCGGCCGGCCGGGATGCCTTCGAAGGCCAGTCGGCGGCGCGGCTTGAAGGGGAAGCCGAGGCCGCGGGCTTCGCCCTGGCTGGCCTCGGCCTGGCCGGGCAGGGACACGCCGAGGAAGGCGAGGGCGCCGAGTGCGGCGCCACCGGCCAGCACCTCGCGGCGCTTGACGCCTTCGATCAGCTCGCTGATGTGGGGGTTCCTGGACTGGTTGCTCGGCACTTCGTCGCCATTTCCAAAGAGGACGGCGTTCTCTTTCTCGTTGTTCAAGGCTCTGTCTCCATACGGGCGAATCGGCGGAGACTTGACGCTACGGCCTCAAGGCGACGGAACTGTGACAGGGCGATGGGCGTGGTGCCTTATGTGCGGTGCCGCACAAAACGCTTCAGGGTGTCCCGGATGATGCGCGCGTCGGCCGGATGGCGAAGATCAGTGCGCCGCCGCGGAGCGCTTCGATCACCCGGTCGCGGTCGCGGTCGGACAGCACCATGCAGCCGAAACTGCGCCCGGCCACGCCGTGCTGGCGGATGAACCTGTCTTCCATATAGTCCATGGCGTGGATGACGATGGCGCGCTGCATGGCCTTGTCGTTGCTCGGGTCCAGCCCGACCAGGCGCATCGACAGGCCGTGGCCGGGCTGTTCGCTCCGGTAGACCTCGCCGGTGCGGTAGGCGCCGAGGGCGGAGGCGTGGCTTTCCGGTTCGTTGGAGAAGCGCTCGGCGTAGCCGTCGTGGTCGGCATCCGAGCCCTTGCCATGGGCCACGCGGTAGCTCGCCAGCAGCTCGTGGGTGTCGCGGTCGTATAGAAGGAAGCGCTTCTGGTCGGAGCGTTGGGAGTAGTCGACCACGGCGAAGCGCGGGTGCTCGTTGTGCTGAAGGTGGTCGAGGATGGGCTGGAGCGTGCCTGGGGTGAAGCGTTGCTCCAGGTCGCCGGCATGGGCGAGGAGGGGGAACAGGGCCAGCAGGCAGGGAATGAGCGATCTGGGCATCGGATTGAAACCGTCGGCTGTCGGCCAGAGGTAAGTTCAGACGCGCGATGGATGCAAGGCGTTCCCCCCGGGGAGGTTTCGCGCAGCATAAAAAAAGCCCCGGCATCGCTGCCAGGGCTTCGAGGCATCCAGCCGACCCGAGGGTCGTGCTGGTGAACAGTTCCTATTAGTGGAACTGGTTCAT from Pseudomonas tohonis includes:
- a CDS encoding PhoX family protein; translated protein: MNNEKENAVLFGNGDEVPSNQSRNPHISELIEGVKRREVLAGGAALGALAFLGVSLPGQAEASQGEARGLGFPFKPRRRLAFEGIPAGRADTITVPPGYKATPFIPWGTPITGRYPAFAEDASNSAQDQAEQTGMHHDGMHFFPIDTRHGLGLRSDHGLLVLNHEYIDAPLLHPNGPTVVNGKRTSAEEVRKEINAHGVSVVEIRRDVRGEWTVVPSRRNRRITAATPMQISGPARGNKLLQTRHSPNGTAARGTQNNCSNGFTPWGTYLTCEENWAGYFSTRDTDLPRELKRYGLRNGSRFGWETLPGDEFERFDATRKAADAKGDYRNEPNQFGWIVEIDPFEPDSVPVKRTALGRFAHEGLIFAPVKAGRPVVCYSGDDSQNEYIYKYVSRDAYRPGRSNGRLLDEGTLYVARFNADGSGQWLALDINDKNFLKACLAAGVAFADQGEVLINTRLAADVVGATKMDRPEWGAVNPDNGEVYFTLTNNTARTTPDAPNPRPANAYGHIIRWREKSRDYAGQAFNWNLFMLAGPETDSRGPNGKPLDASNILASPDGLWFDDDGRLWIQTDMSGSQLASGPFGNNQMLVADPRSGELKRFLVGPLGAEVTGIAATPDFRTLFVNIQHPGEGSTPTNLTSTWPDGPGKRPRSSTVVITREDRRRIL
- a CDS encoding murein L,D-transpeptidase catalytic domain family protein translates to MPRSLIPCLLALFPLLAHAGDLEQRFTPGTLQPILDHLQHNEHPRFAVVDYSQRSDQKRFLLYDRDTHELLASYRVAHGKGSDADHDGYAERFSNEPESHASALGAYRTGEVYRSEQPGHGLSMRLVGLDPSNDKAMQRAIVIHAMDYMEDRFIRQHGVAGRSFGCMVLSDRDRDRVIEALRGGALIFAIRPTRASSGTP